The Carnobacterium divergens genome includes a window with the following:
- a CDS encoding DUF916 and DUF3324 domain-containing protein, whose amino-acid sequence MKRFSYLFIVIISLLVVLPKLAYANEMNFSVKAILPENQRDNTHTYFDLNVVPGTTQVVEVELKNETDKDVTVQTVANTAITNDNGIVEYTNEKPKLDKSLVTPFSKLASVQSEITIPKQSSLRLPITLKIPEKSFDGVILGGLYFKEKETDQETKKSKDDVQIENKFSYTIGVLLAESPEMVLPDLVLNDVKATQKVGRNVITANLQNPKAALLSNLTVDAKVYEADSNQLLHEEKQTSLRMAPNSNFNYSVSWGNEAFQTGDYRIEIDATDGNQNWHLKKNFKIKAKEAKEYNNTAVHIAQKSTPWIYWLMGGIIIALLIVIAFLILKNKRKNSN is encoded by the coding sequence ATGAAACGATTTAGCTACTTATTTATAGTAATAATCAGCTTACTAGTTGTGCTACCCAAACTAGCCTATGCAAATGAAATGAACTTTTCTGTTAAAGCAATTTTACCTGAAAATCAACGAGATAATACCCATACTTATTTTGATTTAAATGTTGTACCAGGCACGACTCAAGTAGTGGAAGTAGAGCTTAAAAATGAAACGGATAAAGACGTAACTGTTCAAACAGTTGCAAATACAGCGATAACAAACGATAATGGAATTGTTGAATACACAAATGAAAAACCAAAACTGGATAAAAGTTTAGTTACCCCTTTTAGTAAACTAGCGTCGGTTCAATCGGAAATTACAATACCTAAACAAAGCAGTCTTCGTCTACCTATCACATTAAAAATTCCAGAAAAATCATTTGATGGGGTTATTCTAGGCGGATTGTATTTTAAAGAAAAAGAAACCGACCAAGAAACAAAAAAAAGTAAAGACGATGTGCAAATTGAAAATAAATTCTCTTATACGATTGGCGTGTTACTAGCAGAATCACCAGAAATGGTACTACCAGATTTAGTTTTAAATGACGTGAAAGCCACTCAAAAAGTAGGGCGGAATGTAATCACAGCGAACCTGCAAAACCCAAAAGCTGCATTACTCAGTAACTTAACAGTTGACGCCAAAGTTTATGAAGCAGATAGCAATCAATTGCTTCACGAGGAAAAACAAACAAGCTTACGAATGGCTCCAAATTCAAATTTCAATTACAGTGTTTCTTGGGGAAATGAAGCATTTCAAACAGGAGACTACCGCATCGAAATTGACGCTACAGATGGCAATCAAAATTGGCATTTAAAAAAGAACTTTAAAATCAAAGCGAAGGAAGCAAAAGAATACAATAATACAGCTGTTCATATTGCTCAAAAATCAACACCGTGGATTTACTGGTTAATGGGTGGTATTATTATCGCTTTACTAATT